One window of Tenacibaculum maritimum NCIMB 2154 genomic DNA carries:
- a CDS encoding ABC transporter ATP-binding protein has product MSNLLEINNVVKKYGAYTALNNVSIDIPKGNVFGLLGPNGAGKTSLIRIINQITMPDSGRVILDGEELAPHHVEWIGYLPEERGLYKSMKVGEQALYLAQLKGLSKSEAKKRLKYWFDKFEIGAWWGKKIEELSKGMAQKVQFIVTVLHQPKLLIFDEPFSGFDPINAQLIAREILQLRDEGATIIFSTHRMESVEEMCDNIALIHKSNKILDGKLNDIKRNFKTNTFQIGLETLHKTEVAMKLKQKFEVLPADFKLLNDALKLNIKLSENDTPNELLAYLSSKGEVQHFVELIPSANDIFIQAIHKNNTL; this is encoded by the coding sequence ATGAGTAATTTGCTAGAAATTAATAATGTAGTAAAAAAATACGGAGCTTATACAGCACTTAACAATGTGTCTATTGATATACCAAAAGGGAATGTTTTTGGTTTGTTAGGACCCAATGGAGCTGGGAAAACGTCTTTGATTCGAATTATAAATCAAATAACGATGCCAGATAGTGGTAGGGTTATACTAGATGGAGAAGAATTAGCACCTCACCACGTAGAATGGATAGGATATTTGCCGGAAGAAAGAGGATTGTATAAATCAATGAAAGTAGGAGAGCAAGCGTTATATTTAGCACAGCTAAAAGGATTGAGTAAATCGGAGGCTAAAAAAAGATTGAAGTATTGGTTTGATAAGTTTGAGATAGGCGCTTGGTGGGGAAAGAAGATAGAAGAATTATCGAAAGGAATGGCACAAAAAGTACAATTTATAGTTACAGTATTGCACCAGCCTAAATTATTGATTTTTGATGAACCTTTCTCAGGTTTTGACCCTATAAATGCGCAATTAATAGCTAGAGAAATATTACAATTAAGGGATGAAGGAGCTACTATTATCTTTTCTACACATAGAATGGAAAGTGTTGAGGAAATGTGTGATAATATCGCTTTAATTCATAAGTCTAATAAAATTTTAGATGGAAAGTTGAACGATATAAAAAGAAACTTTAAAACAAATACTTTTCAAATAGGCTTGGAAACGTTGCATAAAACAGAAGTAGCCATGAAATTGAAACAAAAATTTGAGGTTTTACCAGCAGATTTCAAATTGTTAAATGATGCATTAAAATTGAATATAAAACTTTCTGAAAACGATACGCCTAATGAGTTATTAGCGTATCTATCGTCTAAAGGAGAAGTACAACATTTTGTAGAACTGATACCGAGTGCTAATGATATTTTTATTCAAGCAATACATAAAAATAATACACTGTAA
- a CDS encoding ABC transporter permease encodes MKKLRLIIEREFIAKVRNKSFIVMTFLSPILMIAMGALVVFLMKKNDEKEKTILYVDASKLFTKDDFEDSKTIKYQDFTILGIEKTKEKVEKGDYYGALYIPKQDSLEILSKSIEFYSKESPSLPVIADLEGKVNKKLRNLKLTSFGIDLEKIEISKLSSDIKMFNFSGEKSSKLINGLKIGVGVLAGYLLMMFVMIYGTSVMRSVIEEKTSRIIEVIVSSVKPFQLMLGKIIGNASAGLLQFFIWGILFLIASFIVSSFLGMSMLEMQAGKVPSVSLDMVDEVVVGKSEILLQELFRLPLLKMFFLFVFYFLGGYMLYSSLFAAVGAAVDNETDTQQFMMPIMLPLILAVYVGFATVINDPHGPISVIFSYIPFTSPIVMLMRVPFGVSWFELVVSMALLLITFVIMVWLAAKIYRVGILMYGKKPSYKDLWKWIKYKG; translated from the coding sequence ATGAAAAAGTTAAGGTTAATTATAGAAAGAGAATTTATAGCAAAAGTTAGAAACAAATCATTTATAGTGATGACTTTTTTGAGCCCTATATTAATGATTGCCATGGGAGCTCTGGTTGTTTTTTTAATGAAGAAAAATGATGAAAAAGAAAAAACAATCTTATATGTAGATGCTTCTAAACTTTTTACTAAAGATGATTTTGAAGATTCTAAAACAATAAAATATCAAGATTTTACGATTTTAGGAATTGAAAAGACCAAAGAAAAGGTTGAGAAAGGAGATTATTATGGGGCACTCTATATACCCAAACAAGATAGTTTAGAAATATTATCGAAATCTATTGAGTTTTATTCGAAGGAATCTCCAAGCTTACCTGTTATAGCAGATTTAGAAGGGAAGGTTAATAAAAAACTGAGAAATTTAAAATTAACAAGTTTTGGAATAGATTTGGAAAAAATAGAAATTTCAAAGCTGTCTTCAGATATTAAAATGTTTAATTTCTCGGGAGAAAAATCATCGAAACTAATCAATGGTTTGAAAATAGGGGTAGGTGTTCTCGCAGGGTATTTATTAATGATGTTTGTAATGATTTACGGTACATCTGTAATGAGAAGTGTTATAGAAGAGAAAACAAGCAGAATTATAGAGGTGATTGTTTCTTCGGTAAAGCCTTTTCAGTTGATGTTAGGTAAGATTATAGGAAATGCTTCCGCAGGATTATTGCAGTTTTTTATTTGGGGAATATTATTCCTAATAGCTAGTTTTATTGTATCCTCATTTTTGGGGATGAGTATGTTGGAAATGCAAGCAGGAAAAGTACCTTCTGTTTCACTAGATATGGTTGACGAGGTTGTTGTAGGAAAGAGTGAAATACTACTGCAAGAGCTATTTAGATTACCGTTGTTAAAAATGTTCTTTTTGTTTGTATTCTATTTCTTAGGAGGGTATATGTTGTATAGTTCTTTATTTGCAGCGGTTGGTGCTGCGGTAGATAATGAAACGGATACGCAGCAATTTATGATGCCTATAATGTTGCCATTAATATTAGCGGTATATGTTGGTTTTGCAACGGTTATTAACGATCCGCATGGCCCCATATCTGTTATTTTTTCATATATTCCGTTTACCTCTCCGATTGTTATGTTAATGAGAGTACCTTTTGGAGTATCATGGTTTGAGCTAGTCGTATCTATGGCATTGTTATTGATTACTTTCGTAATAATGGTTTGGCTGGCAGCTAAAATATATAGGGTAGGTATTTTAATGTATGGTAAAAAGCCTAGCTATAAAGACCTTTGGAAATGGATAAAATACAAAGGATAG
- a CDS encoding sigma-54-dependent transcriptional regulator → MSKILIIEDEAAIRRVLKKIISEENDAYEVEEAEDGLIGIEMIKDKDYDLVLCDIKMPKMDGVEVLEKAKKIKPEIPMVMISGHGDLDTAVNTMRLGAFDYISKPPDLNRLLNTVRNALDRKELVVENKRLKKKVGKNYEMVGNSKAITHIKEIIEKVAATDARVLITGPNGTGKELVAHWLHEKSDRSKKTMIEVNCAAIPSELIESELFGHVKGSFTGANKDRAGKFEAANGGTIFLDEIGDMSLSAQAKVLRALQENKISRVGSDKDIKVNVRVVAATNKDLKKEISEGRFREDLYHRLAVILIKVPALNERREDIPLLVDFFSKKIAGEQGMVKKEFSLEAVRLLQEYDWTGNIRELRNVIERLIILGEKVVSENDIKLFASK, encoded by the coding sequence ATGAGTAAGATATTAATAATAGAAGATGAAGCAGCGATCCGTAGAGTATTGAAAAAAATCATTTCAGAAGAAAATGATGCTTATGAAGTGGAAGAAGCAGAAGACGGTTTGATTGGCATTGAAATGATAAAAGATAAAGACTATGATTTGGTGCTATGTGATATAAAAATGCCTAAAATGGATGGGGTAGAAGTGCTAGAAAAAGCGAAGAAAATAAAACCAGAAATTCCAATGGTGATGATTTCTGGGCATGGTGATCTTGATACAGCGGTAAATACAATGCGTTTAGGTGCTTTTGATTATATTTCTAAACCACCAGATTTGAATCGCTTACTTAATACTGTTCGCAATGCTTTAGACAGGAAGGAATTGGTGGTTGAAAATAAGCGGCTCAAAAAGAAGGTTGGTAAAAACTATGAAATGGTTGGAAATAGCAAAGCAATTACACATATAAAGGAGATTATAGAAAAAGTTGCAGCTACCGATGCAAGGGTCTTAATCACAGGACCCAACGGAACAGGAAAAGAGTTGGTAGCACATTGGTTGCATGAAAAGTCAGATCGCTCTAAAAAAACAATGATTGAGGTGAATTGTGCAGCTATTCCTTCAGAGTTGATAGAAAGTGAGCTTTTTGGTCATGTAAAAGGTTCTTTTACAGGAGCTAATAAGGATCGCGCTGGGAAATTTGAAGCGGCAAATGGAGGAACGATATTCCTTGATGAAATAGGAGATATGAGTTTATCAGCACAAGCAAAAGTATTAAGAGCTTTACAAGAAAATAAAATTTCAAGAGTAGGATCGGATAAAGATATCAAGGTTAACGTTCGAGTGGTTGCTGCTACCAATAAAGATTTAAAGAAGGAGATTAGTGAGGGGAGGTTTCGAGAAGATTTGTATCATCGATTAGCTGTAATTTTAATAAAAGTTCCAGCGTTGAATGAGAGACGAGAAGATATCCCTTTGTTGGTAGATTTTTTTTCAAAAAAGATAGCAGGAGAGCAGGGGATGGTTAAGAAGGAGTTTTCACTGGAAGCAGTTAGGTTATTACAAGAATATGATTGGACAGGGAATATTAGAGAATTGCGAAATGTTATTGAGCGTCTAATTATTTTAGGAGAAAAAGTAGTATCAGAAAATGATATCAAGCTTTTTGCTAGTAAGTAG
- the katG gene encoding catalase/peroxidase HPI, whose amino-acid sequence MKDSNPHASSENIGKCPFMSGAQKKAAGGGTKNQDWWPNQLNLNILRQNATKSDPMGKDFDYAAAFNSVDYQELKKDLVALMTDSQDWWPADYGHYGGLMIRMAWHSAGTYRVGDGRGGASSGTQRFAPLNSWPDNGNLDKARLLLWPIKKKYGNKISWADLMILAGNCALESMGFKTFGFAGGREDVWEPEQDIYWGSESEWLGNDERYADGNLESDLGAVHMGLIYVNPEGPNGNPDPMASAHDIRETFGRMAMDDEETVALVAGGHTFGKAHGAANPDKYVGAEPAGASIEEMSLGWKNSFGTGVLDDAITSGIEGAWTPNPTKWDHDYFDVLLNYEWELTKSPAGAHQWTPTAASNARKAPKAGNSNETQALMMTTADMALKIDPSYLEISKKFHEDHKAFEDAFARAWYKLTHRDMGPVSLYLGPEVPKEELIWQDPIPSGKELSKTEISSLKENIKSSGLSISQLVTTAWASASTFRGSDKRGGANGGRIRLAPQNEWEVNNPTELAKVLDAYKHIQSNFEGTVSIADLIVLGGSVGIELAAQKAGYNVTVPFLSGRGDSSQEQTDVHSFAHLEPRADGFRNFVKNSSTIAAEELLIDRANLLTLSIPEMTVLVGGLRVLGANYNGSKNGVFTNNVETLSNDFFTNILDFSITWKASTSNNKEFIGRDRKTGTVKFTGTRADLIFGSNSELRAIAEVYGSDDAKEKFIHDFIAAWVKVMNLDRFDLK is encoded by the coding sequence ATGAAAGATTCAAATCCACATGCGTCATCAGAAAATATAGGTAAATGCCCTTTTATGAGCGGAGCGCAGAAAAAAGCTGCTGGCGGAGGTACTAAAAACCAAGATTGGTGGCCTAATCAGTTAAATCTAAATATTTTAAGACAAAATGCAACAAAATCTGATCCTATGGGAAAAGACTTTGATTATGCCGCTGCTTTTAATAGTGTTGATTATCAAGAACTAAAAAAAGATTTAGTAGCCTTAATGACAGACTCTCAGGATTGGTGGCCTGCAGATTACGGACATTATGGAGGACTTATGATACGAATGGCTTGGCACAGTGCTGGTACTTATAGAGTTGGTGATGGTCGTGGAGGCGCTTCTTCTGGCACACAGCGTTTTGCTCCATTAAATAGTTGGCCTGATAACGGTAACTTAGACAAAGCCAGATTACTCTTATGGCCAATCAAAAAGAAATATGGTAATAAAATATCTTGGGCAGATTTAATGATTCTTGCTGGAAACTGCGCTTTAGAATCTATGGGGTTCAAAACTTTTGGATTTGCAGGAGGACGCGAAGATGTATGGGAACCTGAGCAAGATATTTACTGGGGAAGTGAATCTGAATGGTTAGGCAACGATGAACGTTATGCTGATGGAAACCTTGAGAGTGACTTAGGAGCTGTTCATATGGGACTTATTTATGTAAATCCTGAAGGACCTAACGGAAATCCAGATCCTATGGCCTCAGCCCATGATATTAGAGAAACATTTGGTCGTATGGCGATGGATGATGAGGAAACTGTTGCTCTCGTAGCTGGAGGACATACCTTTGGCAAAGCCCACGGTGCTGCAAACCCTGACAAATACGTAGGAGCTGAACCTGCTGGAGCTTCTATAGAAGAAATGAGCTTAGGATGGAAAAACTCATTTGGAACTGGAGTTCTTGATGATGCTATTACTAGTGGTATCGAAGGAGCTTGGACTCCTAATCCTACAAAATGGGATCATGATTACTTTGACGTTTTACTTAACTATGAATGGGAGCTAACAAAAAGCCCTGCTGGAGCTCATCAGTGGACTCCTACAGCTGCCTCAAATGCAAGAAAAGCTCCAAAAGCAGGGAACTCAAATGAAACGCAAGCTTTAATGATGACTACGGCTGACATGGCTCTAAAAATAGACCCTTCATATTTAGAAATTTCTAAGAAATTCCATGAAGACCATAAAGCCTTCGAAGATGCATTTGCTAGAGCTTGGTACAAATTAACACATAGAGATATGGGGCCTGTTTCTCTTTATTTAGGACCTGAAGTACCTAAAGAAGAACTAATTTGGCAGGATCCAATTCCTTCTGGAAAAGAGCTTTCTAAAACAGAAATATCTTCCTTAAAAGAGAATATCAAATCTTCTGGACTATCTATTTCTCAACTTGTGACTACGGCTTGGGCGTCTGCATCTACTTTTAGAGGCTCTGATAAAAGAGGAGGTGCTAATGGTGGAAGAATACGCCTAGCTCCTCAAAATGAATGGGAAGTAAATAACCCTACTGAATTAGCAAAAGTATTAGATGCTTATAAGCATATCCAAAGTAATTTTGAAGGAACTGTTTCTATTGCTGATTTGATTGTACTTGGAGGATCCGTAGGAATTGAATTAGCTGCTCAAAAAGCTGGTTACAACGTAACTGTTCCTTTTCTTTCTGGTAGAGGTGACTCTTCACAAGAACAAACAGATGTGCATTCATTTGCTCATTTAGAACCTAGAGCCGATGGTTTTAGAAACTTTGTTAAAAATAGTTCAACTATTGCTGCTGAGGAATTATTAATTGACCGTGCTAACTTACTAACTCTTTCTATTCCTGAAATGACTGTTTTAGTAGGAGGTTTAAGAGTATTAGGAGCTAATTACAACGGATCTAAGAATGGTGTTTTCACGAATAATGTGGAAACCCTTTCTAATGATTTCTTTACCAATATTCTGGATTTCTCAATTACATGGAAAGCTTCAACTTCAAACAACAAAGAATTTATTGGACGAGATCGCAAAACTGGAACCGTAAAGTTTACTGGAACTAGAGCCGATCTTATTTTTGGATCAAATAGTGAACTTAGAGCAATTGCTGAAGTTTACGGCTCTGATGATGCAAAAGAAAAATTTATCCATGACTTTATTGCTGCTTGGGTAAAAGTGATGAACTTAGATCGTTTCGACTTAAAATAA
- a CDS encoding peroxiredoxin — MATTVGKKFPDLNVDAMNEMGDTFKLNVLEEAVNNKKKVVLFWYPKDFTFVCPTELHAFQAALGEFEKRNTIVIGASCDTPEVHFAWLNQPKDNGGIEGVTYPLLADSNRNLSSILGILDITNETYDEVTGTVQVEGDNVTYRATYLIDEEGTVFHEGVNHMPVGRNVNEYLRLIDAYTHVQQNGEVCPANWEEGKEAMAPNAKGTAAYLAKN, encoded by the coding sequence ATGGCTACAACAGTAGGTAAAAAATTTCCAGATTTGAATGTAGATGCGATGAATGAGATGGGAGATACATTCAAATTAAATGTTTTAGAAGAAGCAGTAAATAACAAGAAAAAAGTTGTTTTATTTTGGTATCCGAAGGATTTTACATTTGTATGTCCAACAGAATTACATGCTTTTCAAGCTGCTTTAGGTGAATTTGAAAAAAGAAATACCATTGTAATAGGAGCATCTTGTGATACTCCAGAGGTGCATTTTGCATGGTTAAACCAACCTAAAGATAATGGAGGAATTGAAGGAGTAACGTATCCTTTATTAGCAGACAGCAATCGTAATTTATCTTCTATATTAGGTATTTTAGACATTACCAATGAAACATATGATGAGGTTACTGGAACAGTACAAGTTGAAGGAGATAATGTAACTTATAGAGCTACTTATTTGATAGATGAAGAAGGTACTGTTTTTCATGAAGGTGTAAATCATATGCCAGTAGGTAGAAATGTAAACGAGTATTTACGTTTGATTGATGCTTATACACACGTTCAACAGAATGGTGAAGTTTGTCCAGCAAACTGGGAAGAAGGTAAAGAAGCTATGG